In a genomic window of Oncorhynchus tshawytscha isolate Ot180627B unplaced genomic scaffold, Otsh_v2.0 Un_contig_917_pilon_pilon, whole genome shotgun sequence:
- the LOC121843806 gene encoding uncharacterized PPE family protein PPE21-like isoform X1 codes for MELCVAIVPRAGKLTSGKLMMTGKLTSGKLTSGKLMMTGKLTSGKLNSSKLTSGKLTSGKLMMTGKLMSGKLMRTGKLTSGKLNSGKLTSGKLTSGKLMMTGKLTSGKLTSGKLTSGKLMMTGKLTSGKLTSGKLNSGKLTSGKLTSGKLMMTGKLNSGKLNSGKLTSGKLTSGKLMMTGKLTSGKLTSGKLMMTGKLTSGKLHSGKLNSGKLMMTGKLNSGKLNSGKLTSGKLTSGKLHSGKLTSGKLTSGKLMMTGKLTSGKLNSGKLNSGKLMMTGKLNSGKLNSGKLTSGKLMMTGKLTSGKLNSYKLTSSKLMMTGKLT; via the coding sequence ATGGAGCTTTGTGTTGCTATTGTCCCTAGGGCAGGTAAACTAACCTCAGGTAAACTAATGATGACAGGTAAACTAACCTCAGGTAAACTAACCTCAGGTAAACTAATGATGACAGGTAAACTAACCTCAGGCAAACTAAACTCAAGCAAACTAACCTCAGGTAAACTAACCTCAGGTAAACTAATGATGACAGGTAAACTAATGTCAGGCAAACTAATGAGGACAGGTAAACTAACGTCAGGCAAACTAAACTCAGGCAAACTAACCTCAGGTAAACTAACCTCAGGTAAACTAATGATGACAGGTAAACTAACCTCAGGTAAACTAACCTCAGGTAAACTAACCTCAGGTAAACTAATGATGACAGGTAAACTAACGTCAGGTAAACTAACCTCAGGCAAACTAAACTCAGGCAAACTAACCTCAGGTAAACTAACCTCAGGTAAACTAATGATGACAGGTAAACTAAACTCAGGTAAACTAAACTCAGGTAAACTAACCTCAGGTAAACTAACTTCAGGTAAACTAATGATGACAGGTAAACTAACGTCAGGTAAACTAACCTCAGGTAAACTAATGATGACAGGTAAACTAACCTCAGGCAAACTACACTCAGGTAAACTAAACTCAGGTAAACTAATGATGACAGGTAAACTAAACTCAGGTAAACTAAACTCAGGTAAACTAACCTCAGGTAAACTAACCTCAGGCAAACTACACTCAGGCAAACTAACCTCAGGTAAACTAACTTCAGGTAAACTAATGATGACAGGTAAACTAACGTCAGGCAAACTAAACTCAGGTAAACTAAACTCAGGTAAACTAATGATGACAGGTAAACTAAACTCAGGTAAACTAAACTCAGGTAAACTAACCTCAGGTAAACTAATGATGACAGGTAAACTAACGTCAGGTAAACTAAACTCATATAAACTAACCTCAAGTAAACTAATGATGACAGGTAAACTAACGTAA
- the LOC112253573 gene encoding phytanoyl-CoA hydroxylase-interacting protein-like — MLPTVKDNSGSHGSPISGKLEGIYFSCNTEFNTGKPPQDSPYGRYRFEIQAEVLFNPKTNLYFGDFYCMYTAYHYVILVLAPEGSPGDRFCKGRLPALDILDNCFLTCTQEEEEGGLVFHHAQDVILEVIYTEPVDLALGSVEEIQGHQLSSMSTINAKKDPSCKTCNISVGR, encoded by the coding sequence ATGCTCCCGACTGTAAAGGACAACAGTGGCAGCCACGGCTCTCCCATCAGTGGCAAGCTGGAAGGCATCTACTTCAGCTGCAACACAGAGTTCAACACAGGCAAGCCCCCCCAGGACTCCCCCTACGGACGCTACCGCTTCGAGATCCAGGCCGAGGTCCTGTTCAACCCCAAGACCAACCTGTACTTCGGGGACTTCTACTGCATGTACACAGCCTACCACTACGTGATCCTGGTGCTGGCCCCAGAGGGCTCCCCAGGGGACCGATTCTGTAAGGGCCGCCTCCCGGCGCTGGACATCTTAGACAACTGCTTCCTGACATGcacccaggaggaggaggagggggggctgGTGTTCCACCACGCCCAGGATGTGATTCTGGAGGTGATTTACACCGAGCCCGTGGACCTGGCCCTAGGCAGCGTGGAGGAGATCCAAGGACACCAGCTCAGTAGCATGTCCACCATCAATGCTAAGAAGGACCCCAGTTGCAAGACCTGCAACATCAGCGTGGGACGCTAA
- the LOC121843806 gene encoding uncharacterized PPE family protein PPE21-like isoform X3, which yields MELCVAIVPRAGKLTSGKLMMTGKLTSGKLTSGKLMMTGKLTSGKLNSSKLTSGKLTSGKLMMTGKLMSGKLMRTGKLTSGKLNSGKLTSGKLTSGKLMMTGKLTSGKLTSGKLTSGKLMMTGKLTSGKLTSGKLNSGKLTSGKLTSGKLMMTGKLNSGKLNSGKLTSGKLTSGKLMMTGKLTSGKLTSGKLMMTGKLTSGKLHSGKLNSGKLMMTGKLNSGKLNSGKLTSGKLMMTGKLTSGKLNSGKLNSGKLMMTGKLNSGKLNSGKLTSGKLMMTGKLTSGKLNSYKLTSSKLMMTGKLT from the exons ATGGAGCTTTGTGTTGCTATTGTCCCTAGGGCAGGTAAACTAACCTCAGGTAAACTAATGATGACAGGTAAACTAACCTCAGGTAAACTAACCTCAGGTAAACTAATGATGACAGGTAAACTAACCTCAGGCAAACTAAACTCAAGCAAACTAACCTCAGGTAAACTAACCTCAGGTAAACTAATGATGACAGGTAAACTAATGTCAGGCAAACTAATGAGGACAGGTAAACTAACGTCAGGCAAACTAAACTCAGGCAAACTAACCTCAGGTAAACTAACCTCAGGTAAACTAATGATGACAGGTAAACTAACCTCAGGTAAACTAACCTCAGGTAAACTAACCTCAGGTAAACTAATGATGACAGGTAAACTAACGTCAGGTAAACTAACCTCAGGCAAACTAAACTCAGGCAAACTAACCTCAGGTAAACTAACCTCAGGTAAACTAATGATGACAGGTAAACTAAACTCAGGTAAACTAAACTCAGGTAAACTAACCTCAGGTAAACTAACTTCAGGTAAACTAATGATGACAGGTAAACTAACGTCAGGTAAACTAACCTCAGGTAAACTAATGATGACAGGTAAACTAACCTCAGGCAAACTACACTCAGGTAAACTAAACTCAGGTAAACTAATGATGACAGGTAAACTAAACTCAGGTAAACTAAACTCAGGTAAACTAACCTCAG GTAAACTAATGATGACAGGTAAACTAACGTCAGGCAAACTAAACTCAGGTAAACTAAACTCAGGTAAACTAATGATGACAGGTAAACTAAACTCAGGTAAACTAAACTCAGGTAAACTAACCTCAGGTAAACTAATGATGACAGGTAAACTAACGTCAGGTAAACTAAACTCATATAAACTAACCTCAAGTAAACTAATGATGACAGGTAAACTAACGTAA
- the LOC121843806 gene encoding uncharacterized PPE family protein PPE21-like isoform X2, with product MELCVAIVPRAGKLTSGKLMMTGKLTSGKLTSGKLMMTGKLTSGKLNSSKLTSGKLTSGKLMMTGKLMSGKLMRTGKLTSGKLNSGKLTSGKLTSGKLMMTGKLTSGKLTSGKLTSGKLMMTGKLTSGKLTSGKLTSGKLMMTGKLNSGKLNSGKLTSGKLTSGKLMMTGKLTSGKLTSGKLMMTGKLTSGKLHSGKLNSGKLMMTGKLNSGKLNSGKLTSGKLTSGKLHSGKLTSGKLTSGKLMMTGKLTSGKLNSGKLNSGKLMMTGKLNSGKLNSGKLTSGKLMMTGKLTSGKLNSYKLTSSKLMMTGKLT from the exons ATGGAGCTTTGTGTTGCTATTGTCCCTAGGGCAGGTAAACTAACCTCAGGTAAACTAATGATGACAGGTAAACTAACCTCAGGTAAACTAACCTCAGGTAAACTAATGATGACAGGTAAACTAACCTCAGGCAAACTAAACTCAAGCAAACTAACCTCAGGTAAACTAACCTCAGGTAAACTAATGATGACAGGTAAACTAATGTCAGGCAAACTAATGAGGACAGGTAAACTAACGTCAGGCAAACTAAACTCAGGCAAACTAACCTCAGGTAAACTAACCTCAGGTAAACTAATGATGACAGGTAAACTAACCTCAGGTAAACTAACCTCAGGTAAACTAACCTCAGGTAAACTAATGATGACAGGTAAACTAACGTCAG GCAAACTAACCTCAGGTAAACTAACCTCAGGTAAACTAATGATGACAGGTAAACTAAACTCAGGTAAACTAAACTCAGGTAAACTAACCTCAGGTAAACTAACTTCAGGTAAACTAATGATGACAGGTAAACTAACGTCAGGTAAACTAACCTCAGGTAAACTAATGATGACAGGTAAACTAACCTCAGGCAAACTACACTCAGGTAAACTAAACTCAGGTAAACTAATGATGACAGGTAAACTAAACTCAGGTAAACTAAACTCAGGTAAACTAACCTCAGGTAAACTAACCTCAGGCAAACTACACTCAGGCAAACTAACCTCAGGTAAACTAACTTCAGGTAAACTAATGATGACAGGTAAACTAACGTCAGGCAAACTAAACTCAGGTAAACTAAACTCAGGTAAACTAATGATGACAGGTAAACTAAACTCAGGTAAACTAAACTCAGGTAAACTAACCTCAGGTAAACTAATGATGACAGGTAAACTAACGTCAGGTAAACTAAACTCATATAAACTAACCTCAAGTAAACTAATGATGACAGGTAAACTAACGTAA
- the LOC121843806 gene encoding uncharacterized PPE family protein PPE21-like isoform X4, with the protein MELCVAIVPRAGKLTSGKLMMTGKLTSGKLTSGKLMMTGKLTSGKLNSSKLTSGKLTSGKLMMTGKLMSGKLMRTGKLTSGKLNSGKLTSGKLTSGKLMMTGKLTSGKLTSGKLTSGKLMMTGKLTSGKLTSGKLNSGKLTSGKLTSGKLMMTGKLNSGKLNSGKLTSGKLMMTGKLTSGKLHSGKLNSGKLMMTGKLNSGKLNSGKLTSGKLTSGKLHSGKLTSGKLTSGKLMMTGKLTSGKLNSGKLNSGKLMMTGKLNSGKLNSGKLTSGKLMMTGKLTSGKLNSYKLTSSKLMMTGKLT; encoded by the exons ATGGAGCTTTGTGTTGCTATTGTCCCTAGGGCAGGTAAACTAACCTCAGGTAAACTAATGATGACAGGTAAACTAACCTCAGGTAAACTAACCTCAGGTAAACTAATGATGACAGGTAAACTAACCTCAGGCAAACTAAACTCAAGCAAACTAACCTCAGGTAAACTAACCTCAGGTAAACTAATGATGACAGGTAAACTAATGTCAGGCAAACTAATGAGGACAGGTAAACTAACGTCAGGCAAACTAAACTCAGGCAAACTAACCTCAGGTAAACTAACCTCAGGTAAACTAATGATGACAGGTAAACTAACCTCAGGTAAACTAACCTCAGGTAAACTAACCTCAGGTAAACTAATGATGACAGGTAAACTAACGTCAGGTAAACTAACCTCAGGCAAACTAAACTCAGGCAAACTAACCTCAGGTAAACTAACCTCAGGTAAACTAATGATGACAGGTAAACTAAACTCAGGTAAACTAAACTCAGGTAAACTAACCTCAG GTAAACTAATGATGACAGGTAAACTAACCTCAGGCAAACTACACTCAGGTAAACTAAACTCAGGTAAACTAATGATGACAGGTAAACTAAACTCAGGTAAACTAAACTCAGGTAAACTAACCTCAGGTAAACTAACCTCAGGCAAACTACACTCAGGCAAACTAACCTCAGGTAAACTAACTTCAGGTAAACTAATGATGACAGGTAAACTAACGTCAGGCAAACTAAACTCAGGTAAACTAAACTCAGGTAAACTAATGATGACAGGTAAACTAAACTCAGGTAAACTAAACTCAGGTAAACTAACCTCAGGTAAACTAATGATGACAGGTAAACTAACGTCAGGTAAACTAAACTCATATAAACTAACCTCAAGTAAACTAATGATGACAGGTAAACTAACGTAA
- the LOC121843806 gene encoding uncharacterized PPE family protein PPE21-like isoform X5: MELCVAIVPRAGKLTSGKLMMTGKLTSGKLTSGKLMMTGKLTSGKLNSSKLTSGKLTSGKLMMTGKLMSGKLMRTGKLTSGKLNSGKLTSGKLTSGKLMMTGKLTSGKLTSGKLTSGKLMMTGKLTSGKLTSGKLNSGKLTSGKLTSGKLMMTGKLNSGKLNSGKLTSGKLMMTGKLTSGKLHSGKLNSGKLMMTGKLNSGKLNSGKLTSGKLTSGKLHSGKLTSGKLTSGKLMMTGKLTSGKLNSGKLNSGKLMMTGKLNSGKLNSGKLTSGKLMMTGKLTSGKLNSYKLTSSKLMMTGKLT; the protein is encoded by the exons ATGGAGCTTTGTGTTGCTATTGTCCCTAGGGCAGGTAAACTAACCTCAGGTAAACTAATGATGACAGGTAAACTAACCTCAGGTAAACTAACCTCAGGTAAACTAATGATGACAGGTAAACTAACCTCAGGCAAACTAAACTCAAGCAAACTAACCTCAGGTAAACTAACCTCAGGTAAACTAATGATGACAGGTAAACTAATGTCAGGCAAACTAATGAGGACAGGTAAACTAACGTCAGGCAAACTAAACTCAGGCAAACTAACCTCAGGTAAACTAACCTCAGGTAAACTAATGATGACAGGTAAACTAACCTCAGGTAAACTAACCTCAGGTAAACTAACCTCAGGTAAACTAATGATGACAGGTAAACTAACGTCAGGTAAACTAACCTCAGGCAAACTAAACTCAGGCAAACTAACCTCAGGTAAACTAACCTCAGGTAAACTAATGATGACAGGTAAACTAAACTCAGGTAAACTAAACTCAG GTAAACTAACCTCAGGTAAACTAATGATGACAGGTAAACTAACCTCAGGCAAACTACACTCAGGTAAACTAAACTCAGGTAAACTAATGATGACAGGTAAACTAAACTCAGGTAAACTAAACTCAGGTAAACTAACCTCAGGTAAACTAACCTCAGGCAAACTACACTCAGGCAAACTAACCTCAGGTAAACTAACTTCAGGTAAACTAATGATGACAGGTAAACTAACGTCAGGCAAACTAAACTCAGGTAAACTAAACTCAGGTAAACTAATGATGACAGGTAAACTAAACTCAGGTAAACTAAACTCAGGTAAACTAACCTCAGGTAAACTAATGATGACAGGTAAACTAACGTCAGGTAAACTAAACTCATATAAACTAACCTCAAGTAAACTAATGATGACAGGTAAACTAACGTAA